The following proteins are co-located in the Microplitis demolitor isolate Queensland-Clemson2020A chromosome 5, iyMicDemo2.1a, whole genome shotgun sequence genome:
- the LOC103573995 gene encoding RAB11-binding protein RELCH homolog produces the protein MDNLINNLPSNSTSINFKLSDTSSVSYNDIATKLLSEKLLLTALELHAELCESGKELPILRDYFSNSNNFDSSTKNESFVSIARSSSQATLDSLDMTRYSEDDGGVDERVAVLEFELRKARENISALRANLTVVTESASTSPDKKNNKQFNDKCLSIKPHEQRALNYLVYEYLLSQSYKLTSITFSDENENQDFEDWDDVGLNIPKPPNLLQIYREFLSKTGYDKSPSTDASTQTDFIDEQITLNDDNPADETNEQKEQLNASSDEFEFIKQQSSDDKKNDTVEFTKNNIEECNDQGEECNEQNDNNKVVNSVASTSTTPEKLDPLDSVHQETLSGSQEPDEDDSISISAVMSLEDTDPGDKDWTKVQLSRLDIPVESSSSSVFINLPSRFLPERFKEHILSYSSVNTSSTGVQMVDDLIKNNSSESLINLLAKSLLIVSPNIISTKREEVIPLLIKTIRVLPKNNDRDKLLQLLFNLKKKPHQEERRVLLKALITAIKMDGVPPEPEELITLCWEQSQHKYPERRLLAVECCSVLAPYTSNAVRNSLIISMLQQILLDDKETVVRVAVIRSLALLVALTDDPDKYFQFEELTLTALDDESTQVFQIASNLLLPTLAQWALSLKRLLSHLMSRILSRLKNNFVKADKLNSKYSQSKDSKNDDKIIRLIDTLKILLPHIIVFMADNDAVKNMITENTPSEVPKKILNLCPSSIMEPAAFSENPDSIGKILNIFLTNNWEEMWPEFEWLTKKLIPDIVEMFKLIDLTQENVLNNLLMYIQSMCNGFGVNIVQHKIKKLFEDEVMECEQKLMALSDNSSISMAFIPAYLLILSTLDPQELSKILKHFIIMFSINGLDINSLIITIKILCKQPDIVEEVVSALWEGVVHQRAVVRCTTGKLIGNIISTIDDKLVMSRVAPAIVTLASDGDVTVKAAAVTALGKLITDCTASQVRDKGRLTLESIVKDPQGVSQALTIPLITTFTYIAPNCSQHYIEDVIAPHLAGITVSASQQTQKVELTTALLDAYSVLVYSALSDRCITGVLLPGLKYLETLTNQLLPHQRDSVKSLIREAESRHNTSKNNEKTTFTSSPLSLPLTSTNVGQGVEDMRQRMTKMFSPKPASPGITNIFRKK, from the exons atggataatttaataaataatttaccgtCAAATTCtacatcaattaattttaaattaagtgataCGTCATCAGTGTCATACAATGACATTGctactaaattattaagtgaaaaattattattaacagcaTTAGAATTACATGCTGAATTATGTGAATCTGGTAAAGAGTTACCAATACTGcgtgattatttttcaaattcaaataattttgatagttcaacaaaaaatgaatCCTTTGTATCAATTGCCAGATCATCAAGTCAAGCAACACTAGATTCACTTGATATGACACGTTATTCTGAAGACGATGGTGGTGTTGATGAAAGAGTTGCTGTCCTTGAATTTGAATTGAGAAAAGCCCGTGAAAATATATCAGCACTTCGTGCTAATCTTACTGTTGTCACTGAATCAGCAAGTACATcaccagataaaaaaaataataaacagtttaatgataaatgtttATCAATAAAACCACATGAGCAACGTgcacttaattatttagtttatgagtatttattatcacaatcttataaattaacatcaaTTACATTCAGTGATGAAAATGAGAATCAAGATTTTGAAGATTGGGATGACGTTGGTCTGAATATTCCAAAGCCACCAAATTTATTGCAAATTTATCGCgaatttcttagcaaaactgGTTACGATAAATCACCATCTACTGATGCTTCAACACAAACAGATTTCATTGATGAACAAATTACACTTAATGATGATAACCCAGCTGATGAAACAAATGAACAAAAAGAACAATTAAATGCTTCATCtgatgaatttgaatttattaagcAACAATCTTcggatgataaaaaaaatgataccgttgaatttacaaaaaataatattgaagaaTGTAATGATCAAGGTGAGGAGTGCAATGaacaaaatgataataataaagtagtAAATAGTGTCGCTTCTACATCAACAACACCCGAAAAACTAGACCCTCTTGATTCAGTACATCAAGAAACTCTTAGCGGAAGTCAAGAACCTGATGAAGATGACAGTATCAGTATATCAGCTGTAATGAGTCTCGAGGATACTGATCCAGGTGACAAAGATTGGACGAAAGTTCAACTGTCACGTCTGGATATTCCTGTTgaatcttcatcatcatcagtatttataaatttaccatCGAGATTTTTGCCAGAAAGATTTAAAGAACATATATTATCATACTCATCAGTAAATACGTCCAGCACCGGAGTGCAAATGgttgatgatttaattaaaaataattcatcagaatcgttaattaatttacttgctAAAAGTCTATTAATAGTTTCaccaaatattatttcaacaaAACGGGAAGAAGTTATtccattgttaataaaaacaattcgcgtactaccaaaaaataatgatcgtgataaattattacagttgctgtttaatttaaaaaaaaaaccacatCAAGAGGAACGACGGGTTTTATTGAAAGCtttaattactgctattaAAATGGATGGAGTACCACCAGAACCAGAGGAATTAATAACACTTTGTTGGGAACAAAGTCAGCATAAGTATCCAGAAAGACGTCTGTTGGCTGTCGAATGCTGCTCAGTACTTGCGCCATACACTTCAAATGCTGTCCGTAATTCGCTGATAATATCAATGCTGCAGCAAATTTTACTTGATGATAAAGAGACAGTTGTACGTGTTGCTGTTATTCGCAGCTTAGCTTTACTCGTTGCGCTGACAGATGAtcctgataaatattttcaatttgaaGAACTAACACTCACGGCATTAGATGATGAGTCAACTCAAGTATTTCAAATTGCTTCTAATTTATTACTACCGACTTTGGCTCAATGGGCGTTGTCTTTAAAACGTTTATTGTCACATTTAATGTCACGTATTTTATCaagattgaaaaataattttgtcaaagctgataaattaaatagcaaATATTCTCAGAGCAAAGACAGTAagaatgatgataaaataatacgaTTAATTGAtacgttaaaaatattattacctcatattattgtttttatggCTGATAATGACGcggtaaaaaatatgataactGAGAACACACCATCAGAAgtaccgaaaaaaattttaaatttatgtccgTCGAGTATTATGGAGCCGGCTGCATTTTCAGAAAATCCCGATAGTATTGgtaagatattaaatatttttttaacaaataattggGAAGAAATGTGGCCAGAATTTGAATGGTTGactaaaaaattgataccTGATATTGttgaaatgtttaaattaattgatttaactcaagaaaatgttttaaataatttattaatgtacaTACAGTCAATGTGTAATGGCTTTGGTGTTAATATCGTACagcataaaattaaaaaattatttgaagatGAAGTTATGGAGTGCGAACAAAAATTAATGGCTTTATCTGATAATTCATCGATAAGTATGGCTTTTATACCagcatatttattgattttatcgaCGTTGGATCCACAGGAATTGTCTAAAATacttaaacattttataatcATGTTCTCAATAAACGGATTGGATATTAATAGTTtgataataactattaaaatattgtgtaaGCAACCGGATATCGTTGAAGAAGTTGTCAGTGCACTTTGGGAAGGTGTGGTTCATCAGCGTGCTGTTGTAAGATGCACGACAGGTAAATTGATTGGTAATATTATCAGTactattgatgataaattgGTTATGTCAAGAGTTGCACCGGCAATAGTAACTCTGGCAAGTGATGGAGATGTAACTGTTAAAGCAGCAGCTGTTACGGCACTTGGTAAACTTATTACTGATTGTACGGCAAGTCAAGTAAGAGATAAAGGCAGATTGACTTTAGAGTCTATTGTTAAAGATCCGCAAGGAGTTTCTCAAGCTTTAACAATACCTTTAATAACAACATTCACTTATATTGCACCAAATTGTTCTCAGCATTATATTGAAGATGTTATTGCACCTCATTTGGCTGGAATAACAGTATCAGCGTCTCAGCAAACTCAAAAAGTTGAATTGACAACGGCATTACTTGATGCATACTCTGTTCTAGTTTATAGTGCTCTTAGTGATCGTTGTATCACTGGTGTTTTATTACCAGGTTTAAAGTACTTAGAAACTTTAACTAATCAATTGTTACCACATCAAAGAGATAGCGTTAAATCACTTATTAGAGAAGCTGAATCACGACATAATACatcgaaaaataatgaaaa AACGACATTTACAAGTTCACCATTATCATTACCACTTACATCCACAAATGTAGGACAAGGCGTTGAAGATATGCGACAGAGGATGACAAAAATGTTTAGCCCGAAACCTGCATCACCGGGTATCACGAACATATTtcgtaagaaataa